The sequence below is a genomic window from Alphaproteobacteria bacterium.
GGGAGTGGTTTTTTCATTCAGTTCGTGGCCATACAGACAAAGCCCGGCTTCCAAACGAAGCGTATCGCGCGCACCCAGACCAATCGGTTTAACATCTGTATCTTGCATAAGTATGTTTACGAGTGTTTCGGTATTCTGTGGGTCAACAGAAATTTCAAAACCATCTTCGCCGGTATAGCCTGAACGCATCAGCAATACGGGCATACCGCTCATTTTTGTCCAGGCTGAATTCATGAAGCCGAGTTTTTCAACCACATCATTATCGGCGAGAGCACGAATAACATGTGTGGCGTGTGGACCTTGCAACGCGATTAAATCGCGGTTTACCAGCTCAATTAGATTGCTCGGCAACTTGCCGCGAATAATCGCAAGGTCATGTTCCTTGCGGGATGCATTTACAATTACCCATAAATCGTAACCCGTATCCGGGCGCACAATAATCAAATCGTCAATCACGCCGCCCCATTCATTGAGCAATGTAGAATAACGCATTTGTCCCGGCTTTAAACTTTGTACATCGCTTGGAACATGCTTCTCCAGCGCAGCTACTGCTTCACTGCCGCGCAGTACAATCTGCCCCATATGCGATACATCAAACAGGCCTGCATGTTCACGGGTGTGCAAATGTTCGGTCATAATACCCGTTGGGTATTGGATGGGCATTTCGTAACCTGCGAATTCCACCATCTTGCCGCCATTGGCAAGATGCCAATTATAAAGCGTAGTACGGCGGGGTGCTGCATTTGCTTGGGCGTTTGCGGTCATGTGTTCCTTGGCGTCGGTTGGTGGTTATTCTTGAGGGGTCGGTTGTCCGATTTGTGAAAAATAATTGGTGTTGGCTTTCAGTTGTTCGGCGCTGAGCTGGAAGCCAATAAGCACTTGGTATTTTGATGGTTCATCAAGGCCTGCCAATCCCACATTCGGATTTACGGGGATGGTCAAACGCAGCTCGCGGCTGTTTTCGTGAAACACAACAGGGATTTCATAGATTTCTTTTTTGATAACCTGATCATTGGCATCAACAATTGAAACAGAAAACGGCATGGCCGCGCGTTTACCGGCTGTATATTGACCACGTACAGCAATAACATCAAATGATGTTTGTGCTAAAGGGTCTGAAACCGCATTGCCTTCTTCGTCAGTTCGGCAATTGGGCTGGAGATTACCCATACGCGCACTGATA
It includes:
- the gcvT gene encoding glycine cleavage system aminomethyltransferase GcvT, whose product is MTANAQANAAPRRTTLYNWHLANGGKMVEFAGYEMPIQYPTGIMTEHLHTREHAGLFDVSHMGQIVLRGSEAVAALEKHVPSDVQSLKPGQMRYSTLLNEWGGVIDDLIIVRPDTGYDLWVIVNASRKEHDLAIIRGKLPSNLIELVNRDLIALQGPHATHVIRALADNDVVEKLGFMNSAWTKMSGMPVLLMRSGYTGEDGFEISVDPQNTETLVNILMQDTDVKPIGLGARDTLRLEAGLCLYGHELNEKTTPVEAGLKWVVNKARLSQGEFAGASILESELLNLPERSRVGIMVDDKAPAREGTEIQNTKGEKVGEVTSGGFSPTLQKPIAMGYVDKHLAVNGTRLQLIVRGRPLSARIVPLPFVPHRYINKGKMP